The nucleotide window GATGCACCGACCGCGCCTGGCGAAGCTGTCTTGGTCGATTGGACCGTCCGCTACACGTTTTGACTGATCGGATTCCCACGCACCTAAGGGCAAAATCCGACGCCGCGGAACCGTTTCCGGGAAACCCCGAAGGTGTTTGCGTCGTATAATGAAAGTGTAAAGAATTTCCGCTCATCTAGAGGAATCGAACAATGATGCAAGTCTTGGTGCACACGGACAATCACATCCAAGGTGATGATCGGTTGACGGAATTGGTGCAAGAGTCGGTGACGGACACGCTGGAACGATACCAAGATCGAATTACACGAGTGGAAGTCTTTTTGGCGGATGAAAATAGCCGCGAAAAATTTGGGGATGAAGACAAACGTTGTGTGATGGAAGTCCGACTGAGAGGGCGAAAACCCGTGTCGGTGCGTCATCACGATGCGACGGTGAAGGCGGCGTTCCACGGTGCAGCCGAAAAGATGCTGCACTTGTTGGAAAAGACGCTGGGGCGATTGGACCATCGTCACGATCCAGTCGTTGCACCGGAGTGAAATTGTTTGCGGCAGACCAGAGCCGGACACGCTAGCGTCAAGCGGCTGAGCCAAAGTCGCCTATCGCTCCCG belongs to Crateriforma spongiae and includes:
- a CDS encoding HPF/RaiA family ribosome-associated protein, translated to MMQVLVHTDNHIQGDDRLTELVQESVTDTLERYQDRITRVEVFLADENSREKFGDEDKRCVMEVRLRGRKPVSVRHHDATVKAAFHGAAEKMLHLLEKTLGRLDHRHDPVVAPE